The Roseofilum capinflatum BLCC-M114 genome contains a region encoding:
- a CDS encoding HEAT repeat domain-containing protein: WWVAESLGKIGQGNQEAITALVQLLEQTEDQYTRWRVAESLGKIGQGNQEAIAALVQLLEPREDEYTRWWAAESLGKIDPGNQEAIAALGKVLEQSKDEDTRWWVAESLGKIGQGNQEAITALVQLLEQTEDQYTRWRVAESLGKIGQGNQEAIAALVQLLEPREDEDTRWWAAESLGKIGQGNQEAIAALGKVLEQSKDEDTRWWVAESLGKIGQGNQEAIAPLVKILVQTEDKNTRRLAAESLGKIDAGNAQAIAALGKVLEQTEDENTRWWAAKTLEKIITIEENPKTVVSALQPHFNRKTYKNNVRLFLIFYKCLSKIAQSLSYPDFYQAWHGEWNAVK; the protein is encoded by the coding sequence TTGGTGGGTGGCTGAGAGTTTAGGGAAAATTGGACAAGGAAATCAAGAGGCGATCACCGCCCTGGTGCAACTTCTGGAGCAGACTGAGGATCAATATACCCGTTGGCGGGTGGCTGAGAGTTTAGGGAAAATCGGACAAGGAAATCAAGAGGCGATCGCCGCCCTGGTGCAACTTCTAGAGCCGCGTGAGGATGAATATACCCGTTGGTGGGCGGCTGAGAGTTTAGGGAAAATCGACCCCGGAAATCAAGAGGCGATCGCCGCTCTGGGGAAAGTTCTGGAGCAGAGTAAGGATGAAGACACCCGTTGGTGGGTGGCTGAGAGTTTAGGGAAAATTGGACAAGGAAATCAAGAGGCGATCACCGCCCTGGTGCAACTTCTGGAGCAGACTGAGGATCAATATACCCGTTGGCGGGTGGCTGAGAGTTTAGGGAAAATCGGACAAGGAAATCAAGAGGCGATCGCTGCTCTGGTGCAACTTCTAGAGCCGCGTGAGGATGAAGATACCCGTTGGTGGGCGGCTGAGAGTTTAGGGAAAATCGGACAAGGAAATCAAGAGGCGATCGCCGCTCTGGGGAAAGTTCTGGAGCAGAGTAAGGATGAAGACACCCGTTGGTGGGTGGCTGAGAGTTTAGGGAAAATTGGACAAGGAAATCAAGAGGCGATCGCCCCTCTGGTGAAAATTCTGGTGCAGACTGAGGATAAAAATACCCGTAGGCTGGCGGCTGAGAGTTTAGGGAAAATCGACGCTGGAAATGCCCAGGCGATCGCCGCTCTGGGGAAAGTTCTGGAGCAGACTGAGGATGAAAATACCCGTTGGTGGGCGGCTAAGACTTTAGAGAAAATCATCACCATTGAGGAAAACCCAAAAACCGTTGTTTCTGCTCTCCAACCTCATTTCAATCGTAAAACCTACAAAAACAACGTTCGACTGTTTCTCATCTTCTACAAATGTCTCTCGAAGATTGCCCAAAGTCTCTCCTATCCTGACTTCTACCAAGCTTGGCATGGCGAATGGAACGCAGTGAAATGA